Proteins encoded together in one Oceanobacillus iheyensis HTE831 window:
- the der gene encoding ribosome biogenesis GTPase Der: MRKSVVAIVGRPNVGKSTIFNRLVGERISIVEDIPGVTRDRIYANAEWLNHTFNIIDTGGIELGDEPLLVQMRQQAEIAIDEADVIVFLLNGKEGITSADDEVAKLLFKSNKPVVVGVNKMDNPQMHETIYEYYSLGFGQPFPISGTHGLGLGDLLDEVVGHFPNESEEEKDEDTIYFSLIGRPNVGKSSLVNALLNEDRVIVSEIEGTTRDAIDTKLHRDDQDFVIIDTAGMRKRGKVYESTEKYSVLRALRAIERSDVVLVLIDAETGIREQDKRIAGYAHDAGRAIVIVVNKWDTVDSNEKAMKEFEKNIRAHFQYLDYAPVVFLSAKTKKRMHTLVPAIKLASESHTKRIPTNVLNDVIMDAIAMNPTPTLKGKRLKVLYATQVAVQPPSFVVFVNDPELMHFSYERFLENKIRDAFGFVGTPIKLFARRRQ, translated from the coding sequence ATGAGGAAATCTGTAGTAGCGATTGTTGGTAGACCAAACGTAGGAAAGTCAACCATATTTAATCGCTTAGTAGGAGAAAGAATTTCAATTGTAGAAGATATCCCTGGTGTAACAAGGGATCGAATATATGCAAATGCAGAATGGCTTAACCATACTTTTAATATCATTGATACGGGTGGTATTGAACTGGGTGATGAACCATTGCTCGTGCAAATGAGACAGCAAGCTGAAATTGCAATTGATGAAGCAGATGTAATTGTATTTTTACTGAATGGAAAAGAAGGCATTACTTCAGCAGATGACGAAGTAGCTAAATTATTATTCAAGTCGAATAAACCTGTTGTAGTAGGCGTAAACAAAATGGATAATCCCCAAATGCATGAAACAATTTATGAATATTATTCATTAGGATTTGGACAACCATTTCCCATCTCAGGCACACATGGCCTTGGATTGGGTGACTTACTAGATGAAGTCGTAGGTCACTTTCCTAATGAATCGGAAGAAGAAAAAGATGAAGATACGATATACTTTAGTTTAATCGGTCGACCGAATGTAGGAAAGTCTTCTCTTGTAAATGCATTATTGAATGAAGATAGAGTGATTGTTAGTGAAATAGAAGGAACCACTCGGGACGCTATAGATACGAAATTACATCGTGATGACCAAGACTTTGTAATAATTGATACAGCTGGTATGCGCAAACGAGGAAAAGTATATGAATCCACAGAAAAATACAGTGTACTCCGTGCGTTGCGAGCGATAGAACGTTCTGACGTTGTTTTAGTATTAATAGATGCTGAGACAGGTATTCGTGAACAAGATAAACGTATAGCTGGATATGCCCATGATGCAGGTAGAGCAATAGTTATCGTTGTTAATAAATGGGACACTGTCGACTCAAATGAAAAAGCAATGAAAGAATTCGAAAAAAATATTCGAGCACATTTTCAGTATCTAGATTATGCTCCAGTTGTATTTCTATCAGCGAAAACGAAAAAACGCATGCATACCTTAGTGCCAGCAATAAAATTAGCTAGTGAAAGCCATACAAAACGTATTCCAACTAATGTATTAAATGATGTAATAATGGATGCTATTGCTATGAATCCAACACCTACATTAAAAGGAAAACGCTTGAAAGTGCTCTATGCAACACAAGTTGCTGTCCAACCGCCAAGCTTCGTTGTTTTTGTAAATGATCCAGAGTTGATGCACTTTTCATACGAGAGATTTTTAGAGAATAAAATCCGTGATGCATTTGGATTTGTGGGCACACCTATAAAATTATTCGCTAGAAGACGCCAATAA
- a CDS encoding DUF2768 domain-containing protein: MMYVSFAGMFLLILSMGLIVWSRSKLRGWVQVVVSLLAYLCLISGGFIILYVVFSGPTR, translated from the coding sequence ATGATGTATGTTTCATTTGCAGGAATGTTTTTATTAATCCTCTCAATGGGACTGATTGTTTGGAGCAGAAGTAAACTACGCGGTTGGGTACAGGTAGTGGTATCGTTACTTGCTTACCTCTGTTTAATTAGTGGAGGATTTATTATCCTGTATGTCGTATTTAGTGGACCTACAAGATAA
- the cmk gene encoding (d)CMP kinase — MEQRITVAIDGPAAAGKSTVAKMIANQLGFIYVDTGAMYRALTYQALQEGIDPKNEDSVLTILMNSNIELRQAENGQRVFVNNKDVSEEIRYPDVTSKVSFVAEHPSIRKEMVSRQQKLANNRSVVMDGRDIGTHVLPDAEVKIFLIASVEERAKRRHEENIKKGIPSDIKLLKKEISDRDEIDSNREVSPLIKAEDAIEVDTTSLSIAEVKDQILNEIFKYNTQNNKGV, encoded by the coding sequence ATGGAACAAAGAATCACAGTAGCAATTGACGGACCAGCAGCAGCAGGTAAAAGTACTGTAGCTAAAATGATCGCAAATCAATTAGGATTTATTTATGTGGACACGGGTGCAATGTATCGTGCTTTAACTTATCAGGCTTTACAAGAAGGTATAGACCCAAAAAATGAAGATAGCGTTCTAACTATATTAATGAATTCCAATATAGAATTACGTCAGGCTGAAAATGGACAACGAGTCTTTGTAAACAACAAAGATGTCTCCGAAGAAATTCGTTATCCAGACGTAACATCAAAAGTATCTTTTGTAGCAGAACATCCTTCTATACGTAAAGAGATGGTATCTCGACAGCAAAAACTTGCAAATAACCGCAGTGTGGTAATGGATGGAAGAGATATTGGTACGCATGTATTACCAGATGCGGAGGTAAAAATCTTTTTAATTGCCTCAGTGGAAGAAAGAGCAAAAAGACGTCATGAAGAGAATATTAAAAAGGGTATACCTTCAGATATAAAGTTATTAAAAAAAGAAATTAGTGATCGAGATGAAATCGATTCGAATCGAGAGGTATCTCCATTAATCAAAGCAGAAGACGCAATAGAAGTTGATACTACATCACTTTCAATTGCAGAAGTAAAAGATCAAATCTTAAATGAAATCTTTAAATACAATACCCAAAATAATAAGGGTGTATAG
- a CDS encoding NAD(P)H-dependent glycerol-3-phosphate dehydrogenase — protein MEKVAVLGAGSWGTALAIVLADNGHEVRLWSHRKEHAETINETHRNHKYLDVDIPNEITAYSDMHQTVSGVDAVVIVVPTKAIREVCSELNKWMDSKTTVIHATKGIEPVSLKRVSEMIEEEMDIKYEDIVVLSGPSHAEEVALRHPTTVTTSSINLEKAKHAQDLFSSDSFRVYTSDDILGIELGGALKNIIALGAGISDGLGFGDNAKAALITRGLAEIARLGTSLGANPLSFLGLSGVGDLIVTCTSVHSRNWRAGNLLGKGNQLEDVLEQMGMVVEGVRTVKAAHQFAKDQNVDMPITSGIFQILFENKNPKDVVEQLMNRGKRDEMDDLAVLLKERYSE, from the coding sequence ATGGAAAAAGTTGCTGTACTAGGAGCCGGTAGTTGGGGAACAGCTCTTGCAATTGTATTAGCTGACAATGGTCATGAAGTTCGATTATGGTCACATAGGAAGGAACATGCAGAAACAATTAATGAAACTCACCGAAATCATAAATATTTAGATGTCGATATTCCAAATGAGATTACCGCTTATAGTGATATGCATCAAACAGTCTCTGGGGTAGATGCAGTTGTTATTGTAGTACCAACGAAAGCAATTCGAGAAGTGTGTAGTGAACTGAATAAATGGATGGATTCAAAAACAACTGTTATCCACGCGACAAAAGGCATTGAACCTGTTAGCTTAAAACGGGTCTCTGAGATGATTGAAGAAGAGATGGATATAAAGTACGAAGATATTGTCGTGCTATCTGGTCCAAGTCATGCAGAAGAAGTTGCTTTAAGACATCCGACTACAGTTACAACTTCATCTATTAATCTAGAAAAAGCAAAACATGCACAAGATCTTTTCTCAAGTGATTCATTCCGTGTGTATACAAGCGATGATATTCTAGGAATAGAATTAGGTGGGGCACTTAAAAACATTATTGCATTGGGAGCAGGAATTTCTGATGGTTTAGGTTTTGGTGATAACGCGAAAGCTGCTTTAATTACAAGAGGATTGGCAGAAATTGCTCGATTAGGAACGTCTTTAGGGGCAAACCCGTTAAGTTTTCTTGGATTATCGGGAGTTGGAGATTTAATTGTTACTTGTACAAGTGTTCATAGCCGAAATTGGCGTGCAGGAAATCTATTGGGTAAAGGTAACCAGCTTGAGGATGTACTTGAGCAGATGGGAATGGTAGTTGAAGGTGTACGCACCGTTAAAGCTGCCCATCAATTTGCTAAGGATCAAAATGTTGATATGCCGATAACAAGCGGAATATTTCAAATTCTATTTGAAAATAAAAATCCCAAAGATGTAGTCGAACAACTTATGAACAGAGGAAAAAGAGATGAAATGGATGATTTAGCAGTTCTGCTTAAGGAAAGATATTCAGAATAA
- a CDS encoding YIEGIA family protein, with protein sequence MEIDAYLNAILFGVVTGTVARLLTLRSDYRQYPTYLHGRIIHLSLGFIAASLGALAIPALLEMQFTAVTFLTVAATQFRDVRNMERTTLTELDGFELVSRGNTYIEGIAISFESRNYLVMFTAFFTTLAFIAWGWFPASVVAVLSFIVGLSLMSGSTLKDIVDIEQSEITFDGAGLYVDNIYIMNIGLPERQEEILQHGMGFILKPKNINIVTTIANLGQRQAILHDVSVSLGVFRDSGTPALTPLIKRDLDDGRLGVFILPLIKDAEKAKKVIGAVPVLESAVRMPSESKAIRRNKS encoded by the coding sequence ATGGAAATCGATGCATATTTAAATGCTATACTTTTCGGAGTCGTAACTGGCACAGTTGCAAGATTACTGACTTTACGATCAGATTACCGTCAATATCCAACATACTTACATGGACGAATTATACATTTATCACTGGGATTTATAGCTGCTTCCTTAGGAGCCCTAGCAATTCCTGCTTTACTGGAAATGCAATTTACTGCTGTCACGTTTTTGACTGTTGCAGCAACTCAATTTAGAGATGTCCGTAACATGGAAAGAACTACACTTACTGAATTAGATGGGTTTGAGTTAGTATCAAGAGGCAATACATATATTGAAGGGATAGCAATTTCATTTGAAAGCAGGAATTATCTAGTTATGTTTACTGCTTTCTTTACTACCCTTGCATTTATTGCGTGGGGATGGTTCCCTGCATCCGTGGTGGCAGTATTATCATTTATTGTTGGTTTGAGTCTTATGAGCGGATCTACTTTGAAGGATATAGTGGATATTGAGCAATCGGAGATAACTTTTGATGGAGCAGGATTATACGTAGATAATATATATATTATGAATATTGGGCTTCCAGAAAGACAAGAAGAAATCTTACAACACGGAATGGGTTTTATATTAAAACCAAAAAACATCAATATTGTTACCACTATTGCTAATCTTGGTCAACGTCAAGCAATATTACATGATGTATCTGTCTCTTTAGGTGTGTTTCGGGATTCCGGTACACCTGCTTTAACTCCTCTAATAAAACGCGATCTAGATGACGGACGATTAGGAGTATTCATTCTCCCACTTATAAAAGATGCAGAAAAAGCAAAAAAAGTAATAGGTGCGGTACCTGTGTTAGAAAGTGCAGTTCGTATGCCATCTGAATCAAAAGCAATAAGGAGGAATAAATCGTGA
- the rpsA gene encoding 30S ribosomal protein S1: MSEESKDLQTMEVGTTVTGTVVKLEDKQVLVDIGYKTEGILPIGELSSLHVEATTDVLTEGDTVTLKVKKIDDDEIILSKRAIDSETAWEELEQKYNSGEAFDTTVKEVVKGGLVVDVGVRGFIPASLVETYYVEDFSDYLNKTLKVKIADLDRSQNRVILSHRAIVEDEEKNRKNDVLQSLEPGQVIEGTVQRITNFGAFVDLGGVDGLVHISQLAHEHVEKTSDVVSEGDKIKVEVLSVDLDNERISLSHKNTLPGPWANVEEQVKVGSTIEGTVKRLVSFGAFVELLPGVEGLVHISQIANRHIGTPQEVLEIGQTVQVKVLDVSEQDQRISLSIKELEEEQEAKEYKQYEKDDDQSGFQLGDFIGDKLDKYK, from the coding sequence ATGAGTGAAGAAAGTAAAGATCTACAAACAATGGAAGTTGGTACTACCGTCACAGGAACTGTCGTAAAATTAGAAGATAAGCAAGTTCTTGTAGATATCGGTTATAAAACAGAAGGTATTTTGCCGATTGGCGAACTGTCTAGTCTGCATGTTGAAGCAACAACAGATGTACTAACAGAGGGTGACACTGTTACATTAAAAGTGAAAAAGATAGATGATGATGAGATCATTCTATCAAAAAGAGCAATCGATTCTGAAACAGCTTGGGAAGAATTAGAACAAAAATACAACTCAGGTGAAGCGTTCGATACAACTGTAAAAGAAGTTGTAAAAGGTGGATTAGTTGTAGACGTGGGTGTTCGTGGATTTATACCTGCTTCTTTAGTAGAAACCTATTACGTCGAAGACTTTAGCGACTACCTTAATAAGACTCTAAAAGTAAAAATAGCAGATTTAGATCGTTCACAAAACCGTGTAATTTTATCCCATCGTGCTATTGTGGAAGATGAAGAAAAAAATAGAAAGAACGATGTACTTCAATCACTTGAACCTGGACAAGTAATCGAAGGTACGGTACAACGTATTACAAACTTTGGTGCTTTTGTTGACCTTGGTGGGGTAGACGGCTTAGTGCATATATCTCAACTTGCACATGAACATGTAGAAAAGACTTCTGATGTTGTATCTGAAGGTGACAAAATAAAAGTAGAAGTCTTGTCTGTTGATTTAGATAATGAAAGAATTTCTTTATCTCATAAGAACACATTGCCAGGACCATGGGCAAATGTAGAGGAACAAGTAAAAGTTGGCTCTACAATTGAAGGTACAGTAAAACGCTTAGTTAGTTTTGGGGCGTTTGTCGAGTTACTTCCTGGCGTAGAAGGATTAGTGCACATTTCTCAAATCGCTAACCGTCATATTGGCACACCACAAGAAGTTCTTGAGATAGGACAAACTGTCCAAGTAAAAGTATTAGACGTTAGTGAACAAGATCAACGAATTAGCTTAAGTATAAAAGAACTGGAAGAAGAACAAGAAGCTAAAGAATATAAACAATATGAAAAAGATGACGATCAATCTGGATTTCAACTAGGCGATTTTATTGGCGACAAACTCGATAAATATAAATAA
- a CDS encoding capping complex subunit for YIEGIA: MELDKTILAIITSNQSKVTGGAPIFICEKGTELELFAANLEAIIDGIAHRLSDEVYIIVKH, encoded by the coding sequence ATGGAATTAGATAAAACTATTTTAGCGATAATTACATCTAATCAATCTAAAGTAACAGGTGGAGCACCCATTTTCATTTGTGAAAAAGGGACTGAACTAGAATTATTTGCGGCTAATCTTGAAGCGATTATTGATGGTATAGCACACCGATTAAGTGATGAAGTCTACATTATTGTAAAACACTAA
- a CDS encoding lysophospholipid acyltransferase family protein, protein MLYKFARFVIAIIFYPLYRIKVIGKENIPESGPVIICSNHISNFDPPVVGITSNRDISFMAKGELFEKPLLGRLLIGIKAFPVRRGLADRNALRNGLKILEEGHTLGLFPEGTRSKTGELGKPLSGVGFFALRSKAVVVPCVIIGEYKPFSKTTVAYGKPMNVNTYRENKASAKDMSEAIMEEIRNLYDIHKN, encoded by the coding sequence ATGCTTTATAAATTTGCTAGATTTGTTATAGCAATCATTTTTTACCCGCTATATCGTATCAAAGTGATTGGCAAAGAGAACATACCTGAATCAGGCCCTGTGATTATTTGTTCAAATCACATATCTAATTTTGACCCACCTGTTGTAGGTATTACCTCCAACCGTGATATTTCATTTATGGCAAAAGGTGAGCTTTTCGAAAAACCTTTATTAGGAAGATTGTTAATAGGTATAAAAGCTTTTCCGGTTCGTCGAGGACTTGCAGATCGTAATGCATTACGCAATGGACTTAAAATTCTTGAAGAAGGACATACACTTGGTCTATTTCCAGAAGGTACAAGAAGTAAAACCGGAGAGTTAGGGAAACCGCTATCTGGTGTTGGATTTTTTGCCCTACGTTCGAAGGCTGTGGTTGTTCCTTGTGTGATAATTGGTGAATACAAGCCATTTTCTAAAACAACGGTAGCATATGGAAAACCAATGAATGTAAATACCTACCGTGAAAATAAAGCTTCTGCAAAAGACATGTCAGAGGCAATTATGGAAGAAATCAGAAATTTGTATGATATTCACAAAAATTAA
- a CDS encoding stage VI sporulation protein F, with protein sequence MNNFQKGLFDKLQKNANINPEDVYKVADSVKHANFKDEQTVRNLVKQLAQMANKPLSKEREDKIVQSIVNNNMPSDMNSLNKLFKK encoded by the coding sequence GTGAATAATTTTCAAAAAGGCCTATTTGATAAATTACAGAAGAATGCGAATATCAATCCTGAAGATGTTTATAAAGTTGCGGACTCTGTAAAGCATGCAAATTTTAAAGATGAACAAACCGTACGTAATTTAGTTAAACAGTTAGCTCAAATGGCAAATAAACCCCTCTCAAAAGAAAGAGAAGATAAAATTGTTCAATCCATTGTGAACAATAATATGCCTAGTGATATGAATAGTTTAAATAAACTTTTCAAAAAATAG
- a CDS encoding flagellar brake protein, which produces MLEIGMKIQLEMKNSDNSKTDIYLCTIIDETEDNYIINYPVHKETLKTTFFNIGTYFSAVYVGEDDAIYRFPTKITSRKKAKIPSLYITKPEVEQWKRIQRREYVRVDASIDVAVHSVLHQFDPFTTTTLDISGGGVAIITPKEVELVLHTLVDIWLPLEIKYQNKIHHAYAQAEIVTIRELNIRKNVVSLQFHSITQKDRQEIIRYCFDKEREKRLKERN; this is translated from the coding sequence ATGCTAGAAATAGGTATGAAAATTCAATTAGAAATGAAAAATAGTGATAACAGTAAAACAGATATCTATTTGTGTACAATCATTGATGAAACAGAAGATAACTATATTATTAATTATCCTGTACATAAAGAAACATTGAAAACTACATTTTTTAATATTGGAACTTACTTTTCTGCTGTTTATGTAGGTGAAGATGACGCAATCTATCGCTTTCCAACAAAAATCACATCTAGAAAAAAAGCGAAAATACCATCTCTATATATTACAAAACCTGAGGTTGAGCAATGGAAGCGAATTCAACGACGGGAGTATGTGCGTGTGGATGCTTCCATTGATGTTGCGGTTCATAGTGTTTTACATCAATTTGATCCTTTTACTACAACTACACTAGATATTAGTGGTGGTGGTGTTGCTATCATCACTCCAAAGGAAGTAGAACTTGTGCTTCATACATTGGTTGATATATGGTTGCCTCTTGAAATAAAATATCAAAACAAGATCCATCATGCATACGCCCAAGCAGAAATTGTTACTATTCGAGAACTTAATATCAGAAAGAATGTAGTTTCGCTTCAATTTCATTCCATTACCCAAAAAGATCGACAAGAAATTATACGTTATTGTTTTGATAAAGAACGTGAAAAAAGGTTAAAAGAGAGAAATTAA